In Mycoplasmopsis maculosa, one genomic interval encodes:
- a CDS encoding DNA adenine methylase, translated as MTIINKIKKIKPVIRLIGSKYRLFNQLYIHFNLSNITKFYDVFGGTGIVGINIKNINPNIDVYINDYDNILPLTKKFVEDNNKRFNGFGGYSQAAIQQYNKKVLNGLWTKLKIYNNVLKNINISHLDYKELLNSHSFNNNDLIYLDPPYFSNFKAYKHKINLDDFFKFILFFNSKNNCKIAISFKYNEKILNLFKNWNIYYLNHTNTNISTIKKDKNANEILITNFKE; from the coding sequence ATGACAATAATAAATAAAATCAAAAAAATAAAGCCTGTAATACGGTTAATTGGTTCAAAATACAGACTTTTTAATCAATTATATATACATTTTAATTTAAGTAATATAACTAAATTTTATGATGTTTTTGGAGGAACAGGTATAGTTGGAATAAATATAAAAAATATAAATCCAAATATTGATGTTTATATTAATGATTATGATAATATACTTCCATTAACAAAAAAATTTGTAGAAGATAACAACAAAAGATTTAATGGATTTGGAGGTTATTCACAAGCGGCTATACAACAATATAATAAAAAAGTATTAAACGGATTATGAACTAAATTAAAAATTTATAATAATGTTTTAAAAAATATTAATATTAGTCATTTAGACTATAAAGAATTATTAAACTCTCATTCATTTAATAATAATGATTTAATTTATTTAGATCCACCTTATTTTTCTAATTTTAAAGCCTATAAACATAAAATAAATCTAGATGATTTTTTTAAATTTATTCTATTTTTTAATTCAAAAAATAATTGCAAAATAGCCATTAGTTTTAAATACAATGAAAAAATATTAAATTTATTTAAAAACTGAAATATTTATTATTTAAATCATACAAATACCAATATTTCAACTATTAAAAAAGATAAAAATGCAAACGAAATTTTAATAACAAACTTTAAGGAGTAG